A portion of the Sphaerochaeta pleomorpha str. Grapes genome contains these proteins:
- a CDS encoding FAD-binding oxidoreductase, giving the protein MNTYTKVTPEIVSELSTIVGNNNLISDFDRMENYGHDETSKEEYGHMPEVVVMPQSCEQVAQVMRLATRYHIPVTPRGAGSGLSGGAIPLFGGIVLSVEKMNKVLEIDEKNLTVTAEAGIITNELNNQVIEHKLFFAGYPMSLETCFLGGNIAENAGGGRAVKYGVTGRYVLGLEIVTPDGRIVNLGGKVTKDVSGYDLKQLYIGSEGTLGIITKATIKLLGLPTAKADLLVPFKTAEEAIAVVSVIMTKGIVPTSIEFMDRTSLQMSCNYLNETLPLEKVGAMLLIELDGSEEKQVEADMISVGDLCEANGAMEVYIAEDKNTQERIWSVRRNIAEALKVYSPVQSLEDIVVPIGSIPLVLPKLTMLSEKYGVTIPCYGHAGDGNLHATIVKNPESTMEHWHEIEPMILRELYAFIVTELGGKISGEHGIGIKRREFLREVISDTEYDLFCALKKAFDPQMIMNPGKIIRIQ; this is encoded by the coding sequence ATGAATACCTATACAAAAGTAACACCAGAAATTGTCTCAGAACTTTCTACAATTGTGGGAAACAATAACCTTATCAGCGATTTCGACCGTATGGAGAACTATGGGCATGATGAGACTTCAAAGGAAGAATATGGCCACATGCCTGAGGTGGTAGTCATGCCACAGTCTTGCGAGCAGGTAGCACAGGTCATGAGACTTGCCACCAGATACCATATTCCCGTAACTCCCAGGGGAGCCGGTTCAGGGCTGAGCGGGGGAGCAATCCCTCTTTTCGGGGGAATCGTACTTTCGGTTGAAAAAATGAACAAGGTTTTGGAAATCGATGAGAAAAACCTTACCGTAACTGCCGAGGCAGGGATTATCACCAACGAGCTGAACAACCAAGTCATAGAGCATAAACTCTTTTTTGCCGGGTACCCGATGAGTCTTGAGACATGTTTCCTCGGTGGGAATATTGCTGAGAATGCAGGCGGAGGAAGAGCAGTAAAATACGGGGTGACCGGAAGATATGTCCTGGGTCTTGAAATCGTTACCCCTGATGGCCGCATCGTGAACCTTGGGGGAAAAGTGACCAAGGATGTCAGCGGCTATGATTTGAAACAGCTGTATATCGGTTCGGAAGGAACTTTGGGTATCATCACCAAGGCTACCATAAAGCTGCTCGGTCTTCCCACGGCAAAAGCCGACCTTCTAGTACCGTTCAAGACAGCGGAGGAAGCCATTGCGGTTGTCTCTGTCATTATGACCAAGGGCATTGTCCCGACAAGCATAGAGTTCATGGACAGGACTTCCTTGCAGATGTCCTGCAATTATCTCAACGAAACCCTTCCTCTTGAAAAAGTGGGTGCCATGCTGCTCATCGAGCTTGATGGCTCAGAGGAAAAACAGGTTGAGGCGGATATGATTAGCGTGGGAGACTTGTGCGAGGCGAATGGAGCTATGGAGGTCTATATTGCCGAGGACAAAAACACTCAGGAACGAATCTGGTCTGTGCGAAGGAACATTGCCGAAGCATTGAAGGTCTATAGCCCGGTGCAGAGTCTGGAGGATATTGTAGTCCCTATCGGCTCTATTCCCCTGGTTCTTCCCAAACTGACCATGCTTTCAGAGAAGTATGGGGTGACCATTCCCTGTTATGGCCATGCCGGGGATGGAAATCTCCATGCCACTATTGTAAAGAACCCAGAGAGCACTATGGAACACTGGCATGAAATAGAGCCTATGATTCTGCGTGAGCTCTATGCCTTCATTGTCACTGAACTCGGGGGAAAGATCAGCGGGGAGCATGGCATCGGTATAAAACGGAGGGAATTCTTGCGTGAGGTTATCTCCGATACCGAATACGACTTGTTCTGTGCGTTGAAGAAGGCCTTTGACCCGCAGATGATTATGAATCCGGGAAAGATCATTCGGATACAGTAA
- the ablB gene encoding putative beta-lysine N-acetyltransferase, with translation MYDTTLALDGALVQHGENNSRVYMMDIREADPVFLIAHMNKLAVKHGYGKIFSKVPKSKSKAFLQAGFAVEALVNGLYGGTEKGLFLCKYFTSEREQELKIPEYNQVLSLAQAKNTSPLPPLGKGTRVRLCTVEDIPRMSLLYKQVFSSYPFPIDDPLFIESSLKGTTLFAGIEKKGNLVALASAECNFAKDHLHSEMTDFATLPSHRGNNYASHLLLFLEQEAQKKGIKTAFTIARAISKGMNITFSKAGYLYGGRLKNNTDISGNIESMNVWYKDLTAKAV, from the coding sequence ATGTATGATACTACCCTTGCACTTGATGGAGCTTTAGTTCAGCATGGAGAGAATAACAGCAGAGTATATATGATGGATATCAGGGAAGCTGACCCTGTTTTCCTTATTGCCCACATGAACAAACTTGCCGTAAAACATGGGTATGGCAAGATTTTCTCAAAAGTCCCCAAATCCAAGTCAAAGGCCTTCCTCCAAGCGGGGTTTGCCGTGGAAGCTCTCGTAAACGGACTCTATGGGGGCACAGAGAAAGGATTGTTTCTATGCAAATACTTTACATCCGAGCGGGAGCAGGAATTGAAAATACCAGAGTACAACCAGGTACTCTCCCTCGCCCAGGCAAAGAATACATCACCGCTACCCCCTTTGGGAAAGGGTACTAGAGTCCGGCTTTGCACTGTTGAAGATATTCCACGGATGTCATTGCTCTACAAGCAAGTATTCTCCTCGTATCCCTTTCCTATTGACGACCCTTTATTTATCGAATCTTCTTTGAAAGGAACTACCTTGTTTGCTGGGATAGAAAAGAAAGGGAACCTGGTAGCCCTTGCCTCCGCTGAATGTAATTTTGCAAAAGACCATCTCCACAGCGAAATGACCGATTTTGCAACGCTGCCTAGCCACAGGGGAAATAACTATGCCTCTCACCTTTTACTCTTTTTGGAGCAGGAAGCACAGAAGAAAGGAATCAAAACAGCCTTTACCATTGCCAGGGCCATCTCCAAGGGCATGAATATAACGTTCTCAAAGGCAGGCTACCTATACGGAGGAAGGTTAAAAAACAATACTGACATCTCAGGTAATATCGAAAGCATGAATGTCTGGTATAAGGACTTGACGGCCAAAGCTGTATAG
- the ablA gene encoding lysine 2,3-aminomutase yields the protein MPFSQSQQQIIDRFDTTVDHTRWHDWKWQMRHCIRDIETFEKLLAYSFPEKQRNDIERTIKKFPMSITPYYLSLIQSDSTDSIENDPIFKQAFPSVKELDIMDCDMEDPLHEDVDSPVPGLTHRYPDRVLFLVSNTCAMYCRHCTRKRKVGDIESIPDRERIEQGIQYIAEHPIVRDVLLSGGDPLLLSDEYLDWILTELRKIKHVEIIRIGTRVPVVLPYRITDELIAMLKKHHPLFLNTQFNHPREMTDSSRKALEKLANAGIPLGNQSVLLNEVNDCPRIMKSLVHKLVQNRVRPYYMYQCDLSEGLSHFRTSVGKGIEIMESLQGHTSGLCVPTYVIDAPGGGGKIPVMPNYLISWSSNKVILRNYEGVITTYQEPSSYVPTTCDRNCEKCNLELKLQEADEYKAIGIEKLLCDYEKNYSMTPSCHEKATKTSQVKEAVNV from the coding sequence ATGCCTTTTTCACAATCACAACAACAGATCATCGATCGATTCGACACTACCGTGGACCATACACGCTGGCATGATTGGAAATGGCAGATGAGACATTGCATCAGGGATATTGAGACCTTTGAAAAACTATTAGCCTATTCTTTCCCTGAAAAACAACGCAATGATATCGAGAGAACCATTAAAAAATTCCCCATGTCCATCACCCCGTATTACCTGTCTCTCATCCAAAGCGACTCGACAGATTCAATCGAAAACGATCCTATCTTCAAACAAGCATTTCCCTCGGTCAAAGAACTGGACATTATGGATTGTGATATGGAAGACCCTTTGCATGAAGATGTGGACAGCCCGGTTCCCGGCCTGACCCATCGTTATCCCGATAGGGTACTCTTTCTGGTCAGCAATACCTGCGCCATGTACTGCAGGCACTGTACCCGGAAACGAAAAGTCGGGGATATCGAGAGCATCCCCGATCGAGAGCGGATCGAACAAGGCATCCAGTATATTGCCGAGCATCCGATTGTGCGGGATGTCCTGCTCAGTGGCGGAGACCCGCTGCTCCTCAGCGATGAATATCTCGATTGGATTCTCACCGAACTGAGGAAAATCAAACATGTTGAAATTATCCGTATCGGTACAAGAGTGCCGGTGGTACTCCCCTATAGGATTACCGATGAATTGATAGCTATGCTTAAGAAGCATCATCCATTGTTTTTGAACACCCAGTTCAACCATCCCAGGGAAATGACTGACTCCTCCAGAAAAGCCCTGGAAAAACTTGCCAATGCAGGCATTCCCTTGGGAAATCAGTCTGTTCTACTTAATGAAGTGAATGATTGCCCCCGTATCATGAAGTCATTGGTCCATAAACTCGTGCAAAACAGGGTCCGACCTTACTACATGTATCAGTGTGACCTCTCGGAGGGGCTCTCCCACTTCAGAACTTCCGTAGGAAAAGGTATCGAGATTATGGAAAGCCTACAGGGCCATACCAGTGGACTCTGCGTCCCCACGTATGTTATCGATGCTCCCGGTGGCGGAGGGAAAATACCAGTCATGCCAAACTATCTGATTTCCTGGTCTTCAAACAAAGTAATTCTCCGCAACTACGAGGGAGTCATCACTACCTACCAGGAACCAAGTTCCTACGTACCCACTACCTGTGATCGGAATTGTGAAAAATGCAACCTTGAGCTCAAACTCCAGGAAGCGGACGAATACAAGGCAATCGGAATCGAGAAATTACTTTGTGACTATGAGAAAAACTATTCCATGACACCTAGTTGTCATGAGAAGGCAACCAAAACTTCCCAGGTCAAGGAGGCTGTCAATGTATGA
- a CDS encoding AEC family transporter, which yields MWSILPILLLFVLGFLLQKSTMFTEASLAGIKKVVSTLALPALLFQAFSSLEIEKRYLLLVVAMFLVCLFMVLLGKALAKPLKLVSPYFPLLMGGFEMGMLGYALFLSVYGSENLGKMALVDLGQVLFVFFVLMALLIRERDGITSPKVLLRQFLTSPVIVAIFAGIVVSLIGKAIPPSPFWTAIGESIALLANLTVPLIAISIGYGIHIKRAGLALSVKTILFRKIVLFVLALAINYFIVDGLLNMDSIYRYAVLVMFLTPPPFVITIYMRQGDKANADYVDNTLSLDTLFSILLVMIATSLYV from the coding sequence ATGTGGTCAATTCTTCCAATTCTTTTATTGTTCGTGCTTGGTTTTTTATTGCAGAAGTCGACAATGTTTACAGAAGCCTCTCTAGCTGGCATCAAAAAAGTCGTTTCTACATTGGCCCTGCCTGCACTCTTGTTCCAGGCTTTTTCCTCCCTGGAAATCGAAAAGCGGTACCTGTTGCTGGTAGTCGCCATGTTTCTGGTATGCCTTTTCATGGTCCTGCTTGGCAAAGCACTTGCAAAACCGCTCAAGCTAGTGTCACCCTATTTCCCTTTGCTGATGGGTGGCTTTGAAATGGGAATGCTTGGGTATGCTTTGTTTCTCTCCGTCTATGGCAGCGAGAATCTTGGCAAGATGGCCTTAGTGGACCTTGGACAGGTACTCTTTGTTTTCTTTGTCCTGATGGCTCTCCTGATTCGCGAACGCGACGGGATAACCAGCCCAAAAGTCTTACTCAGGCAGTTTTTAACCTCCCCTGTGATTGTGGCAATCTTTGCAGGAATCGTAGTCAGCCTCATAGGCAAAGCAATTCCCCCCAGTCCTTTCTGGACAGCAATAGGCGAATCTATCGCACTCCTTGCAAATTTGACCGTTCCTCTCATCGCCATCTCCATAGGATATGGCATTCACATCAAACGTGCAGGTCTGGCCCTGTCTGTGAAGACCATCCTTTTCAGAAAGATTGTACTATTTGTCTTGGCTTTGGCAATCAACTATTTTATAGTGGATGGACTACTGAACATGGATAGCATCTACCGCTATGCAGTATTGGTTATGTTTCTCACCCCGCCTCCCTTTGTCATTACCATCTATATGCGCCAGGGAGACAAGGCAAACGCCGATTATGTGGACAACACGCTCAGCCTCGATACCCTCTTCTCCATTCTCTTGGTGATGATTGCGACTTCGCTATATGTCTGA
- the yqeB gene encoding selenium-dependent molybdenum cofactor biosynthesis protein YqeB has product MSSMIFSKAYELIQKGTKFSLVTLIKKEGSASRENGRMLVWEDKQCSGTIGGGALEAFAVEQAVLLQKSKEKTYLGSFSIEQVANRQAGSVQLYIEQIQPGEDDQLFLLATDLEHFHSPFAYVTTLTGDIKKRFLATPEGFVYGNPSPLLAQKTIEALSRNKGICIEEDKYTYFVDIPQTCASLLLIGGGHVNQAIANLADMLGFEIQVLETRDEFAQRSLFPKARRLVLAPTIKEGLDKVTVTPYTYIVIAAHAFGFEEASYLFSTDAPYLGILASHNKERALKEQLKLTPSDERRLFSPIGLDIGSQSPEEIAVSVLAEIMKVKNKTTGNSLKYQNRNLVIVRGAGDLATGVIIRLSNAGYQVIALETDKPTVIRCTVSLAQAMFDKTTTVEDTTAERCDNLANVYAILKEGKIPILCDPKGESIAKLKPLCVVDAILAKRNLGTNITDAPLVIGLGPGFTAGSDCHIVIETKRGHTLGRIIKEGCAIPDSGIPGIIGGYGAERVLRSPGEGIFYSDKKLGDIVKAGDCIATVDDQPVLATIDGMLRGLLNNGLLVTKGFKVADIDPRGKEAQFTTASDKAKAIAGGVLEALDHFRNSL; this is encoded by the coding sequence ATGAGCTCAATGATATTTTCCAAGGCATATGAATTGATACAGAAAGGAACTAAGTTTTCCTTGGTCACACTCATTAAAAAAGAAGGATCGGCCTCCCGGGAAAACGGCAGGATGCTTGTCTGGGAAGATAAGCAATGTAGCGGTACCATCGGCGGCGGGGCCTTGGAGGCTTTTGCTGTTGAACAGGCTGTCTTGCTGCAAAAAAGCAAGGAAAAAACCTATCTGGGCTCCTTTTCCATCGAGCAGGTGGCTAACAGACAGGCGGGTTCTGTGCAACTCTATATAGAGCAGATACAACCTGGAGAGGATGATCAACTTTTTCTGCTAGCCACTGACCTTGAGCATTTTCATTCTCCCTTTGCTTATGTTACGACCCTTACCGGTGATATAAAAAAACGTTTCCTTGCAACTCCCGAAGGTTTTGTATATGGCAATCCCTCCCCTTTGCTTGCACAAAAGACAATAGAAGCCCTTAGCAGGAACAAAGGCATATGTATCGAAGAAGACAAATATACCTACTTTGTGGATATTCCCCAAACCTGTGCCTCCCTTCTGCTCATCGGGGGGGGACATGTAAACCAGGCAATAGCCAACTTGGCTGATATGTTGGGTTTCGAGATCCAGGTCTTGGAAACCAGGGATGAATTTGCCCAAAGGTCCTTGTTCCCGAAAGCAAGAAGATTGGTCTTGGCCCCTACTATCAAAGAAGGATTGGATAAGGTCACCGTCACGCCGTATACCTATATCGTAATTGCTGCCCATGCCTTCGGATTTGAAGAAGCTTCCTATCTGTTCTCGACCGATGCCCCGTATCTGGGAATCCTTGCCTCCCACAATAAGGAAAGGGCCTTAAAGGAGCAACTGAAGCTGACACCAAGCGACGAACGTCGTCTCTTCAGTCCCATTGGGCTCGATATCGGGTCCCAGAGTCCTGAAGAAATAGCGGTGAGTGTCCTAGCCGAAATCATGAAAGTGAAAAACAAAACAACGGGGAACAGCTTAAAGTACCAGAACAGAAACCTGGTCATTGTCAGGGGAGCCGGGGACCTTGCGACCGGGGTCATTATCAGGTTGTCAAATGCAGGGTACCAGGTCATTGCCCTGGAAACCGATAAGCCTACGGTTATCAGGTGCACGGTAAGCCTTGCCCAGGCTATGTTTGACAAAACAACCACGGTAGAGGATACGACTGCCGAACGCTGTGACAACCTGGCAAATGTCTATGCAATTCTCAAGGAAGGCAAGATCCCAATTCTCTGTGACCCGAAGGGTGAGTCTATTGCAAAACTGAAACCGCTGTGTGTCGTCGATGCAATTCTGGCTAAGCGGAATCTGGGCACCAACATCACCGATGCCCCCTTGGTCATTGGCCTTGGCCCTGGTTTCACTGCAGGGTCAGATTGCCATATTGTCATCGAAACCAAACGGGGCCATACCCTTGGAAGGATTATCAAAGAAGGATGTGCTATCCCGGACAGTGGGATTCCCGGCATTATCGGCGGGTACGGTGCTGAACGGGTCCTGCGCAGCCCAGGCGAAGGAATCTTTTACTCAGACAAAAAACTCGGTGATATTGTCAAGGCAGGGGACTGCATCGCAACAGTAGATGACCAGCCAGTTTTGGCAACCATCGACGGTATGCTTAGGGGACTGCTCAACAATGGGCTTTTGGTAACCAAGGGCTTCAAGGTAGCCGACATCGACCCAAGGGGAAAAGAAGCACAGTTTACTACTGCCAGCGACAAGGCAAAGGCCATTGCAGGCGGTGTACTCGAGGCTTTGGATCATTTTAGAAATAGTCTATGA
- the yqeC gene encoding selenium cofactor biosynthesis protein YqeC, whose protein sequence is MHELYAEILKTLNGYESCIAITGGGGKTTCMIKLASLYSKQKKRVLLSTTTKLMLPSDVEYGCDSYFFDSSVFSHMPKEGERVFYARKGEKALTPPIEEIDRLRSLYDVIILEADGSRHLGLKLHNQGDPVVPSFVTATIAIASFATLKKPFAENCFGSELYAQDFPEQLVDIETLKKLLLHKEGITKRMTGKGVVLFNQVTSNQIDACRELSDSVSLPYPLFFGSLKQNILYYRKDL, encoded by the coding sequence ATGCACGAGTTATATGCCGAAATCCTGAAAACCCTTAACGGATATGAATCCTGTATTGCCATAACCGGAGGCGGTGGGAAAACCACTTGCATGATCAAGCTTGCCTCATTGTATAGCAAACAGAAAAAGCGGGTGCTTCTTTCCACTACGACAAAGCTTATGCTTCCCTCAGATGTAGAATATGGATGTGATTCCTATTTCTTTGACTCTTCCGTCTTTTCCCATATGCCCAAAGAAGGCGAACGGGTATTCTATGCAAGAAAGGGAGAAAAAGCCCTGACTCCCCCTATTGAGGAGATAGACCGCCTGCGCTCCCTCTATGATGTCATTATTCTGGAAGCAGACGGCTCGAGGCACCTGGGCTTGAAACTCCATAACCAAGGCGATCCTGTCGTGCCTTCTTTTGTGACGGCAACGATTGCCATAGCATCCTTTGCAACCCTGAAAAAACCGTTTGCAGAAAATTGTTTTGGTTCGGAGCTCTATGCACAGGATTTTCCCGAACAATTGGTCGATATCGAGACATTGAAAAAACTGCTTCTGCATAAGGAAGGAATAACAAAAAGAATGACGGGAAAGGGAGTGGTTCTTTTCAACCAAGTCACCTCAAACCAAATTGACGCCTGCAGGGAATTGTCTGATTCGGTTTCTCTCCCCTACCCCCTGTTTTTCGGTTCGCTAAAGCAAAACATACTCTATTACAGGAAGGATTTATGA
- a CDS encoding ATP-binding protein, translated as MKKQHSLRFILIVTATSLLAMAIFACALFTVLHYRSSEITREQQRLSNHAVYLREANLSDKELDTYAAAFSLRITIIKSDGTVSYDTYFNPKDLDNHLYRQEIKDAFAKGTGTAIRSSANAKQQLLYEALLTDSNEVIRVSRELSVIKNWTYEFLSDLALIFLALLLLSMLTIVFIINHTTKALEILTNTAIEYSKGNLSHHATVIGPTEYTILSETLNGMAVQLQQQFKQLQNTSFEFLAIFNAMEEGIVLIDSNLRILLSNNAFDRIFAHNTIAKETPLRQWVFSEAVQTSIEKAFTGQSATPCCLTVCPEGSERMYFQVCMAPVAEKKGKIISLVLTFTDITKTRRLELVRKDFVANVSHELKTPLTSIGGFAEILVNKQAEGKQAQQFLEIIFDNVKQMQLIVEDLLLLASLENDEKQITMQSCSVEHIIEESLRRCTYKASMKKMVIESKVQRKLYCMGNEGLLIQAMVNLILNAILYSEEGKTISIVVEEVENQILFKVQDQGCGIAEENLERIFERFYRVDKARSRKEGGTGLGLSIVKHIANIHNGNISVESHIGEGSTFTLSIPQ; from the coding sequence TTGAAAAAACAACATTCCCTTCGGTTTATTCTTATTGTTACAGCCACAAGCCTTTTGGCTATGGCTATCTTTGCCTGTGCCTTGTTTACCGTCCTTCATTACAGGTCTTCTGAGATAACCAGGGAACAACAACGCCTTTCGAACCATGCGGTTTACTTAAGGGAGGCAAATCTCAGTGATAAAGAACTCGATACCTACGCCGCAGCTTTTTCACTTCGGATAACCATTATCAAAAGTGACGGAACAGTCAGCTATGACACCTATTTCAATCCAAAAGACCTGGACAACCATCTCTATCGCCAGGAAATTAAGGATGCGTTTGCAAAAGGAACCGGTACGGCAATAAGAAGCAGTGCCAACGCCAAGCAACAACTGCTCTATGAAGCCTTGCTCACTGACTCAAATGAGGTCATACGGGTCAGCAGGGAACTATCGGTCATCAAGAACTGGACATACGAGTTTCTATCCGACCTTGCTTTGATATTCTTGGCCTTGCTACTTTTATCCATGCTCACGATTGTCTTTATTATCAACCATACGACAAAGGCCCTGGAAATTTTAACAAACACGGCAATCGAATATAGCAAAGGCAATCTATCCCACCATGCAACGGTTATAGGCCCTACAGAATATACAATTCTCTCTGAAACCCTGAATGGGATGGCAGTCCAGTTGCAACAGCAGTTCAAGCAACTGCAGAACACTTCCTTCGAATTCCTTGCCATTTTCAATGCCATGGAAGAAGGGATAGTCCTTATCGACAGCAACTTGAGAATTCTCCTGTCAAACAATGCGTTTGACAGAATATTTGCCCATAACACCATTGCCAAAGAGACACCCCTTCGGCAGTGGGTATTCAGTGAAGCAGTACAGACATCAATTGAAAAAGCCTTTACAGGTCAATCAGCTACCCCTTGCTGTCTGACAGTGTGCCCTGAGGGTTCAGAGAGAATGTACTTTCAGGTTTGCATGGCACCAGTTGCTGAAAAGAAAGGAAAAATCATCTCGCTGGTACTGACTTTCACCGATATTACCAAAACCAGACGCCTCGAGCTGGTACGCAAGGATTTCGTGGCAAATGTGTCCCATGAGCTTAAAACCCCGCTGACTTCAATTGGAGGCTTTGCAGAAATTCTGGTTAACAAACAGGCAGAGGGCAAACAGGCACAACAATTTCTCGAAATAATCTTTGACAATGTCAAACAGATGCAACTCATTGTAGAAGACTTGCTCCTGCTTGCCTCGCTTGAGAACGATGAAAAACAGATTACCATGCAGTCCTGCTCTGTCGAACACATTATCGAGGAAAGCCTTAGGCGGTGTACCTATAAGGCGAGTATGAAGAAAATGGTTATCGAAAGCAAAGTACAGCGGAAGCTATACTGTATGGGTAACGAAGGTCTTTTGATACAGGCTATGGTAAATCTGATTCTTAATGCAATTCTCTACAGCGAGGAAGGAAAGACCATCTCAATCGTTGTAGAGGAGGTCGAGAACCAGATACTGTTCAAAGTACAGGACCAGGGTTGCGGGATTGCCGAAGAAAACCTTGAGAGAATTTTCGAACGGTTCTATCGGGTCGACAAGGCACGGAGCAGGAAGGAAGGCGGAACCGGTCTGGGACTGTCCATTGTCAAGCATATTGCCAACATCCATAACGGGAACATTTCTGTTGAAAGCCATATAGGGGAAGGGTCTACATTCACGTTAAGCATTCCTCAATAG